Below is a genomic region from Castanea sativa cultivar Marrone di Chiusa Pesio chromosome 2, ASM4071231v1.
TGGATCTTGACTCTTGACTTGCAGATCGGCCTTGTATTGATTTGGTTGTGTCACAGCATGGTTGGCGGCGGCGGCCCAATGCAAAACTAGTGAAGTTGAAATGGGTTCAAGGTGGCGCTTTGGTTGATGATTAACCGAATTAGGGTGGTGATTTAAAAAGTGTGGTGGTCGGGTTATGGGTTTCAATGTGAGTTTGGTGATTGAAGAAGTGTGGGTTGTGGCTTCTgggatttgatgattttctgGTTTTGAACTTTCTGGGCTTGTGGCTTTGGGATTTGATAATTTTGCTGGGGTTTGAGAaaatgagggctttgagaattATGATTTCGTTTTTTAGCtgaattttttggttttctgtgtgtttgtttctcaagaaaatttttgggtttgctgGTTTGTTTGaggggaagaacatgaagttCATGTTCTAGGGaaagaagaaatgaattttcttatgaaaaaaagaaaatgaaaagtttaaaaaaaattaattagattaatgtttatttttaatttttgtttaaattttctaGGGTCACGTGGGAGGTCTGGGAGGCGGGAAGCTAAAGTGGACAGCTGAGGTGTCACTCACATGAGTAGCATGTGAGTTTTGGCTGAGTGGGCTTGACACGtagaattattatattattattttaatgagttggcTTGACAGGTGAAGTTCTGCCAGACACATGATTTTTCCATTAGTTGGTTGACGGCaatgaccattttaaaaacgattttctttttttagagataacATATTAACATTagtaacgaaatcaatttttggaccaaaatgggaattaaCCCAAAATGTAAGaacaaaaatgtattttcaccTTAAATGAAATCGACCCTTATCAAACtcaaaagaaacagaaaaattGAGAAGAGAAAGtaataaaattgagagagaaaagaataaacTAAGAAAGTGAATTCGATCCAACCACCATTTTAGCGAGTTAGATTTTGATAGCTTGTtgtccttttatatatatatatatatatatatatatatatatatatatatatatatatatatatatatatataaaaaacctTTCTCATACCTATTTTACCCTTGGGattcttattgtttaatgaTTGTACCAAAACTAAACCTATTTATCAAGGacataatctaaaataataatatttaaatgaagtggtaaaaaaatagaaattttaggGTACGTTTGGTACACTGAATGGGGGATTACAActagaattgtaaactttattactagtaataaagtatgttttaatataataactaaacatattcatTAGTTTGATTGTGAGTTACAACATTAGaatgaaacttaacatttattttagaaaatattttactcatacaattatatctccttaaaaatttttatttttaaatttaagagagatatgtgttattttttatgattttttatttttataattgttagatgtatatggaaagtttgcttatttgaaaatatattaagttttaaaattattgcaTTTACTGAGGAATAGCTAATACAACCTTTTAAAGAAGAATAGTTATtcttcattttgaagaatagctattcataaggaatgactattccttataataaaaacataactaaactaaagaataactaaaccataggaataactattacattacagcacctgtaaggacacaatttgcacccaaacccaaaaaataagattgggataggcccaaaaagcccaatacaatgaatttgtagagagtgggcttgaaatctaggttctagtgattttaaataacaaaaataatgagCTAGATTGCAACATCAGATGAGAtagtttatataacaaaaattgtcctcggactcaagtcGAGGAGACTAGATCCTacatttctctttctcaaagaCAGGTTACAAATATTAATCTCAATGTCTATAGTGTTtcctttcttctattttttgatcCCCCTCCTGAATGTCTTCtcctccttttatatcatccttctTCCTCTGTCCATCCTCCACATATGGATCAAATTActggtttggatacttgtcccatcagcccatCTCTAAAGTCTTTGGAGGTAACTATAAGGCTAAACCCTGAtactcaggcatcacttccccattaatgcggccagaggtttagctgcagagcatttaatgcggcggtaacagctttatcttggatatttcATAGCATTTCTTCCTATCCTGTACACCCACCATGCATATCTTTACTTACAAGATCTCCTAGAACATCGCTTTTGGACATCGGGCAACCCTTTCCTATCTTGGCTTTATTTGCTGAGGACGGACtcctcctcggaccaccttCCAAGATGACCTTGATCAGCCTTTGTCACTTTATTCATCAACACTGCCTCTTGAGTCGATATTCCCACATCCTCAGACCATttagtgtcctcggattgggcctctgGCCTAGTACATATTTCTGGGTTCATTGACCTTACAACGcctattacagtctaccaaacatgcccttgatgtttggtatattgtaaaataaagtgttaaaataaataaataaatttttttaattttttatttttatacaagatagaatttctactctagcctaatctaagtgtatatgtgtgtgaaactccctcctagagacttgaaccctaatCCTtacccccacacctcacaaacacttatacttgtggagtgaccaccacaccaagggtgtgcggtgataataaagaagttttttaagttgctaaaaactaaatttttctTAGCACCTCCAATGTAAATGCTCTTAGTGATCAATGTGAAGGAGTAACCACATTCACTAATCACTAAGTATTAATAGTACTAAGCAACTAATAAGTTGGAACAAGTTAATTGGAGcctataatattaataattctaTATCACAAATAGGATAATGGAGCATCAAGCTCTCAACTCCACATCTAAGAGCATTTGAAtctcttataataataataataataataataataataataataataataagagcaTTTGCaataatcaatgaaaaatagaaaaatgtatgaattttacacatttaatcTCCAAAATTACTCACATCAGTCTagttaaaaatgtataaatttgcaaaattattacaataattgtgtaaatttacactgaCACTATTCACTTTacatatagttttttattttttttacgtatcccaaaactaaagaaaaagaatgcatGATGGTTATTGTATGTAAAgaaagtaaaataattaaaaaaatcaagaaaatttgatattttaatgaaatacaGTGTAAAATAAACAATCTGATGTgaggtgttttgaaaagtgaatatgtaaaataaaaatgataaaaaaaaaaaaaaagtagattcttatactaaattagataaatttttttccaagaGTTGACATGAATGCtctaaaataaatgatattCCTATCCATGCCAATTACAAAGTACAAACTATTCCTCAGCTCGGATTGGTCAATCTGAGCTGAGTAAATTTGACTTCAACAACCCAGAGAAGCTAATAAGAACACCCCTCTCACTATACTAACCCTGGATTATCCATGGAAGTACCATCATATTAATTTGACTTAAACAACCCAGCAAAATTTCTGCCAGTTGATAATGATTATAAGGTGTTTTGGCATTTTGGGCGCCTCCATTAAGGACTAAATTAAACTCGGTTGCTCTCAAGGGACAAAATCAATGATTTTAGGTATCTTTTACATCCAAGTTATTCCTAAACAATCATGAGGACTATACgccaaaataaaacacaattttgACAATGAATGTATATGTTGTCTTACATGCAAAAACTTTTAAGGACTGGTTGAATTGGAGCCACTGATCTAGGGAACAGAGAAAGAATACAAGGGATTTCCTAACCTATTCCAAAAGGAGGGTTGGCTTTGCTTCTTCCTTGTGATGATGACAATTTGAAAAGGTTGTAAAATCTTTTCGTATTTCATTTCCATGTCGTGTCAACAAGAAGAGAACAATATGAGCGGATTTTAAGAAGTACAATGAAAATCAGTCTTGAAACCATTTCTTTCCGTAAACTTTAACCCTATTATCTATCACCTGagtaggttttttatttttatttttttattttataaaatttatcgGAAAACCAGCACTTGACTGGTCAACTGAATTTTTGTAGTGAAATTCATAAGGGTACTCTTTGGAGGGAATAGTTTTCACACTCTTGTTAATGTATACTCCAGTACATACCACGTCAATATTTTTATGGTgatgttcttttttgtttttttattaatagtCTCATTTGAAACACGAGATTGGTTATTGTGTAAATACAATGTACAATAAGTAGTATATTTGAGAATAATGCATATGTTGGGGAtattatacaaaataataatagaagaaCAAGATTaatacaaaagacaaatagaaaatagataacCTGGAGGCACTATATCgttttccttagacaatatttgccccctATACTAttgttgctaaagggttatTGCAAATTTGTCCCCAAGATACAACCAAGACGTTGGATTCTACAGATAACAATTCTGAAGAATGACCACAGGATTTCAAGTGAACATAACCCTCTAATTATACCCATAGGGTTATGTTTCATCAAAAGGCACGTATGGagagttaaaatgtttcataaaaccGTTAACAAGACTTGAAACCTCTTCAACTTTTTTGAACAATCACcagaaaattttgcagaaaatcCTGTTTCgcgattttcgatcgatcaaaaattactttcgatcgatcgagtgcTCTTTTCAATCAGTCGAACAGGAACAGTGATCGAGTCATCCAAAAACTCTAggattttttctttaccattttcGATCAATCAAGCCAAAGTTTCGACTGATCGAAAATACTGATTTTCGAATTATCACTTAAAGAATTCCAGAACTTCAATTTCACTTTATGAAAccatattctccaaactcaaatatcattattacaacctatccttgtatatacatatatatacaacaGCATATTCCCGGTTGATTCAAAGAAAGAATACTATTGGGGAAGGACATAGGGAGTTTGGTCCGCCATAGCTTGATAACCTCCAAGTTTTTCAATTAAGGGATTGTTTTGTCTTagctaaaatattttctaaaaattttactcaattttgcacatttGAGGTTGCTAAAAATTTTGGTACATCGAAATAATTTGTTTGTTAATCAGGAGGGGCTCAAGAtgtttttttgatacaagatagaattctactctagcctaatctaagtgtatatgtgtgtgaaactccctcctagagacttgaaccccgcctcttgccccccacactccacaagcacttatacttgtggagggGCTCAAGATGTTTTACTTTTACATGATCACTGCTTAGGGGTTTAATTTATTGagatatttataaatatttcatGTTCAACTTAAgaaaaaacttgtttatatttatttatttttgcaaatAAGTCAAGTTCAAGACTAGTTTTAAGCTTGACTATTAAGTATCCATGAACAAACTTGGTACTTACCTCCattaaaatgcaaattatttagtatttacacTGACCTTCCCTAGATGACTAATTAAAGTGCCTTAAAAGTCTTGAATTTCCTATTTTAACTGTCTGTTTTGaagtaaattttcttttcttattttcaagCATTTGTTTGCATGTAAAATGTAGTCgaacttgtaaaatattttccattgactgtaaaatcctttataaaaaagttgtaaaacattttaccctaaaatttttggtaaaatattttataaaaacacaCAGTGGCTTCTTCTCGACCCATATGGTGACTAAGTCACCAGTCTAGTGGGCTAGGCAATCAATGACAATGATCGGAGCTGCCGCTTTAATGATCGGTACCAGTGGTCTAGTTCCATTCCAGCAACTGGTGCCAAAGATCCGATAACTGAAACTGTCGTTCTGACCATACTAGTGCCTACAATTTAGTGGTTAGAGATATCGTTCCAGCTACTAGTGCTTGTGGTTCGATCACCAACCCTTTGGTGGCCGAGCCACTGATTTTGTAGTttgactaaaaatattttacttgtCATATCAAACACTTAAGAATATTTTACTATAAATGTTTCACATGCAAAacattttacttcaaaacaaatgAAACTATCACCCACACCCCTTATGAGAAGAAATTCATTATTACACTCACCTCCCCTTTAGTTGGTATTTGATGTACTTGTATTTCTGTAGTGGGGTAGAGATTGGAGAGGGGGTTGATATTTCgtgttttcattttcaaagaaaataagtACCAACATTTCTTGTGGTGGTGGAGAGtgattctaaaatttatatttaaattcacCTAGACCAGTCAATAAGTGGAGACTAGTAAATATTGCCGTGGATGTTAACATTTTAGTCTCAAACCAAGTGGATTGGGTTTTCAGCTGGGTTCCCAGAAGTACCAACAAGGTGGCTTGTTCTCTTGCCAGGTGGTCTTTGACAAATtccttttttggtttctttgatGTTGAGCATGGGCATGGCCCTCCAAacattgaaaatattattaggGATGAGCTGCATGAGTTTGGGTtccttatttttcctttttcccgTCTTGTTGTATATCCCTTTATAGGTTATTTTTCCCATTGTATTTGCGGGTGATAAATATTTTCTTACCTTATTAATGTGTgtttaggaaaattaaaaaaccagcttatttttgctgctATTCATGCACCTGACtccactttttggtactattaataagtctcactgtactatttcagctaatttttacctttatctaccgtattttcagtaaaaagttttcaatttcagtaaaataaacaaattccaAACcgacccttaaaaaaaaaaaggaaagtagttttttaaaatacacttgctatattattatatatcatTTTCTCTCCTTGATTATGATAGTTTGTCAATGATACCAATCACTACAAGGTTGTCTCCAATTTATCAGAAAACAGAGGAAAATCTTTCTCTATTGAATTGAATTAGAAGAATCTACAATGTACAACTTATATACTAAAAACAGAGATGAAGCTAACTTCCACAAATGAAAACTAACTAACAAACTTTCTCGCATGTGACACTATACACTAACAACCATTCCCACGGGCTAGAACTAACTATTCAGTTATATATACACTAAGCTACACACAGTTTTACTACTTAAGCTACTGTCATTTTTCCTGTTGTATTGCTTCTTCCTTCACTGATGCAGCTTTCCTTGAAATTGATTCAGTCAAGTCCTCTTGCTTCTCAAGATTCTTCTTAACATTCTGATACTCCCCCTCAAGGGAAGCTGCGAAATGAATGTTGATCATCCCCATTCTACACACTAAACTAGAAAATTGATTGAAACCAAGATCCTTGGTCAGCAAATCAGCAAATTGACAGTGAGTTCTAACATAACTTGATCACCTTCTCAAGCACCTTATCCCGCACTAcatgacaatcaatctcaatatgCTTGGTCCTTTCATGAAAAACAGGATTTGATTCAATGTGCAGTGTAGCATGACTATCACAAAACAACAAAGCTTCTCTATTGTGCTGAACTCCAAtgtctttttaaaaatacaatagCCAAACTATCTCACATGTAGCCACAGTCATGGCCCTATACTCTGCCTCTGCTGAAGATCTAGACACTgtgcattgttttttttatttccatgAAACTAATAAATCATCAATGAATATGCTATAACCAGTCACTGATCTCCTTGTATCAAGGCATGCAGCCCAATCAGAATCTGCAAAGCCCTTCACATGTAATTTTGACTTTGATGAAAACAAAATTCCCTTCCCTGGTTCATTCTTCAAGTATTGTAATATCCTATAGATAGCATCCAAGTGAGGTTTCCTAGGCTTAGCCATGTATTAACTCAGCCTATGGACTGCATAGGTAATGTCTGGCCTGGTGATGGTCAAATACACCAACCTTCTAATCATTCTTCTATACAAACTTGGATCCTTAAGCTCTTCACCCTCATACTTACTCAACTTGATGGTTTGATCCATTGGTGCTCTTACAAGCTTACATCCTAGATATCCTGCATCACTTAACACCTCAAGAACATACTTCCTCTAACATAAAGCTATGCCTTGATCTAATCTTGCAACTTCAAGTCCAAGGAAATACTTTAAGTCTCCCAAATCCTTTAGCTTGAACCTCTGATCTAATAACAGCTTAAACTTAGCAATCTCATCCTTGTTATTACTAGCCACTAGAACATCATCTACATAAACTAGTAAGATCAAGAAAGACTCGTCTCTCTGTCTAGTAGATAGAGAGTAATTAGCTTTAGATTGAACAAACCCTAACTCTTGATTCAAGGTAGTGGAGAACTTGGCAAACCATTGCCAAGAAGcctgtttaagtccataaagaGACTTGTTTAACCTACATACCTGCTCCCCCTGGCTATGAAACCCTGGTGGAATAGCCATATAAACCTCCTCAGTCAAATCCCCATGAAGAAACGCATTCTTCACATCAGGTTGAGCAAGAAACTAGCCCTTGATTGCAGCCATTGCCAAGAGACATTTGACAAAAACCACCTTGGCCACTGGTGAAAATGTCTCATTATAGTCAATCCCCTCCTTTTGAGTAAACCTTTAGCAACAAGCTGTGCCTTATACCTCTCCATAAAGCCATCAGACTTATATTTAACcttgtaaacccatttacaCCCTATAGGCTTCTTATTGGCAGGCAAAGAGGTCAAGGTCCAGGTGTTATTAGCTTCTAGAACTGCTATTTCAACAGCCATAGCCTCCTACCATTTAGGGTCAATAGCTGCTTGATAATAATGGGTAGGTCCAACAATAGAAGAGATAGAACAACAAAAAGTTTTATAAGAGGAAGAAAGGGACTGATATGAAAGATGAGAAGACAAAGGGTGAGAAGTACCTAAATGAAGAACAGTGGCAGTGGGTGATGAAGCAACCATGTTACAATGGTAGTCTTGGAGATAGGAAGGCTTCTTATGAGCTCTAGATGACTGTCTAAGAGGAATAGGATCAACAAGAGGTTCAGCGGGTTTAGCGGGAACATCATGTAGAAAATCATCATCAAGTTCATGACGAACTTGAAGGAGAGTATCATCTGAATTAGAGGAAACAGAAGAAGGAGTGAAGGTAGGAGAGTGAGATAGAGAAGAAGCATCATCAAAAGGGAGAGTGGAAGCACAAGGTAAGGGTACAATAGGTGCATCAGAAACATAAGAGGGACAAGAATTAGTAGTCTCATAAGGAAAAactaattaatgaaaaatgacATCCCtagaaacaaaaactaaatgGGATTTTAAGTCAAAAACTTTATATCCCTTGACATTAAAAGGGTAGCTAATGAAGATACACCTCCTAGACCAGGGATCAAACTTAGTCCTAGTTGCAGCAATGGTAGAAGCAAAACATTCACAACGTAACACCCTTAAATGATCATAAGAATGAGGCTTATGAAACAACAGTTCAAAAAGGGTTTTATTGCCTAACAAGGGAGAAGGTAATCTATTGACCAAATAAGCAGCAATTAAAACACATTCCCCCCAAAAATGAAGAGGAAGATTGGAATAAAATTGTAATGCCCTGGCAATAGCAAGAAGGTGTTGATGCTTTCTTTCCACAAAAAAATTCTGTTGTGGAGTATAGACACAACTTAGTTGATGAATGATACCATTAGAGCTAAAGAAATTAGACATATTAAATTCTAAAGCATTGTCAGTTCTTATTTGCTTGATTTTAACATGGAATTGTGTAACAACCATAGTataaaaggaaggaaaaagagAATGAACATCAGATTTATGTTTCATCAAGTAAACCCATGTTGCTCTAGTGGCATCATCAACTAtagtcaaaaaaaatttgcatccatCCAAGTTAAAAGTAGAATAAGGTCCCCAAATATCCATATGAATAAGATCAAAGGCAGAATTGCTAGTGTAATTATTAAAAAGGAAAGGTAAACCTTTTTGCTCAGCCAAAGGACAAATGTCACAAGTATTATTACAAGCATTTTGCAAGAAAGGAAAAACTTAAGATAAGACTTGCAATCTAGAATCTGAGGGGTGACCTACTCTGAAGTGCCAAAGAGAAGAAAGGGCTCTATTAGAGGCAACAACAGCTGAAAAAGAACTGAAGGTTGAATTGAGTTTGTGATTGACTAGAAATTTAGCTAGAGCCGTTGAAGCAGTGTACTGAAGACTACCAGATTGTAATATGTATAGTCCATCAAGTTGTTGACCCACTCCAATCGTTCTCCAAGAGACAAGGTCATGAATAAAGCAAAATGTAGATAGGAAAACAAGGCAACAAGGCTGTGTATTAGTGATAGTACTAACAGAAAGTAGATTGAATGTGAAAGAAGGCACACATCGGATATTGTTCAGAGTAAGGGAAGAAGACAAAACAATGGTTCCAATGTGTGTTACTGAAGCAGTTTCCCCATTAGGCAGTTGAAATATAGcattagtagtagtagtaatagAAGACAATAAACTCACTGAACACACGATATGGTCAGTAGCTCCAGTATCAATGACCCAAGTATCTAAACTAAAAGCCTTTTTGATCACCACTTTAGCAGAAAAAATAGAATGAGAAAGATTAATACCTGACATAGCATTGGCAGAAGAAGACACTCCATGTGTAAAAGGTAATTCTTTCCCTCGTACTGCAGAAACAAGTGGAGAAGAAGGAGCAATCAAAGCTAGAAGCTGTTGACATTGCAAGGAGTAAACATTGAGGTGTTGGTACTTGTTTTTGTCAACAATTCTTGTGGCTGAGTGACTGTGACTTGATAAGCCATTGCTGTAGGCTTATTCTTAAACTTGAAGTCAGGTGGAAAACCATGCAACCTATAGCAGTTATCTCCTATGTGACCAGTTTTTCCACAGTGAGTACAAACTGGTTTATCTTTATTGTTGTTACTAGGACCATTGCTAGCAAGGTTGGAACCAAAATGTGCATTAACATTTGGCAATTTAGCAGCTAAAGCAGTAGAATCAACCTTAACAATTGCTGGATTTGTGACTGATCTTTGGGCTTCTTCTTGAATCAATAAAGAATAAACCTTGCTAAGAGATGGAATTGGATCCATAAGCAAAACTTGAGTCCTGACTTGGGAAAATGATTCATTCAACCCTATCAAGAATTTCATTACAGACTCTCTACCTTGTAAATCATTAAGCCTCTTGTTTATATTACATACACATTTTTCACAAGTACAAGAAGGAAAAGGACTCAGATTCTATAAGTGATCCCACAAAACCTTCAACTGAGTAAAGAAATCAGTGATAAACACCTCACCTTGATGAAGCTCAACAATTCCCTTTTGAAGATTGAAAACTCTTGGTCCATTAGTTTGAGCAAAACGATTCCTGAGATTATTCCAGATCTCTAAAGCAATTTCCTCATAGACAATGCTTGCTTGGAGTTTGGGTGAAACTAAATTGGTTAACTAGGTGCCAACCATATTGTCACATATGATCCAAGCTTGCACAGATGAGGGAGAAGACACTAATGGCAATGAAAGAGTAAGAGTTCCATCAATGAATCCCAACTTATTCTTGGTTAGCAAAGCTTTCCTTACAGCTCGAGCCCATGCTGAGTAGTTTTCTCCTCCAGTTAGGGGCTACGAAACAAGAACTATGCTTGGATTCTCTGTGTGGTGCAAGAACAAGGGATCATCCATTGGTGAGTCCTGCAAAGAAGTTGGATTCTCTGTGTGGTGCAAGAATAAGGGATCATCCATTGGTGAGTCctgcaaagaagaagaaggtgcaTTCTCTGTTGCAGAACCATTTGTAGTTGCAGCAGAAGCCATTGttaacaagaaaacaagaaatctTCTTAAAGGAAGAATGATTTTTCTcaagaaaattgagagagaaaatagagaaagtgTAAAAACCCTAAGAAACTAGGAAATGTGCTCTGATATCATAtcagaaaacaaaggaaaatctTTCTCTATTGAATTGAATTAGAAGAATCTACAATGTACAACTTATATACTAAAAGCAAAGATGAAGCTAACTTCCAGAAATGAaaactaactaacaaaatttctCACGTGTGACACTATACACTAACAACCATTCCCACATGCTAGAAGTAACTGTTCAATTATAAATACACTAAGCTACACACAGTTTTACTACTTAAGCTACTGTCGTTTTTCCTGTTGTATTGCTTCTTCCTTCACTGATGCAACTTTTCCTGTCATTGATTTAGTCAAGTCCTCTTGCTTCTCATGATTCTTCTTAACATTCTGATACAATTGATTTTGGTGCCTTTGGATCTAACTATGTAAGCTCTACTACAACTATTTGAAGCCTTGAGCTTACTCCATAATACTAGTGCCATGCaccatttgaattttgataactgaaatatcaaatagcaatttttttttttgcaagttcTATGGTGTCATATTTGCTCTATAAGAATCTCcaaattttctttctaaaatgtGTTAGTAGTATCgtaataatcataaaaataatctaCAAGACAATTTTAAGAGATATGTCAACAATTGTAGTCTCTTTTGTTTCTACTTAATTTCTCTTGATAGGCATGATGTTGGTCTTCATTCAAATAGTTGGTAGGGACCTTATTTGAATTCTTCTTGGTGAGGATAAAGAAGATGGCATAAGTAGACAAGAACCTTGTCTTTTCCATCTTTTAAAATGGATTCCCTTGAAATGGAACCTTGTCCAATATTGTCAATAACTTTCTCAAAATGTTGACTCTGTTCAATCTCCTCAAAATTATTAGTGaaattacaatgaaaaaaatataatatttatgacaaaatttggaATATTGGTTGAATAAGATTAATTAGACTAAAAAACCTAGCTCTGTCTAAGGAGATTCAATCTCTTTATGGATGGTatggtgggcctttttgtgCTTTTGGGCTAGACTACCTCCTGGTATATCGTGACCCGAATATTCTGAATAAGAGAGTTGGGACCGGTTCAATTATGACCCACCCTGAACCGGCTTGTGTGCAAAGACTATGCCTTGTTTGCTGAAACTTTATCACGTGCCCACGGCAGACGCAGTTGCTACAGAAGAGCCACGGCAgacaaatatgataaaataataatgaaagaaataagTTACTGCTAAGGCAAAACAAGTGAGAAATCCTTGGTCAAAGCatagaaagaaaaacacattcTGAGTGAGGTTACAAAGACGAGATGAGAAGTAATAACAATAAGTGAGAAAAAAATCGAAGAATAAAAGATTAGTTTGCTTGCTCACCGTGGCATTCTTATCTGCCACGGTGTGGGTATTCTCTCTTCCTATCTCTcttggcatgcacctagtggttccaactcactTTTTCTTGTGTTGGATGGTATGTCATCCTAGCAGaacatttcccccaaaagaaCCTGAACAGGAATCCAAAATAGGCTCTCCCTTCTCTCCAgcgccagaccataccctctcttacctctgacccatgacccatcactcctgtattggctgggtacaggttggtggtgtCTGGACTTTACGCATGCTCTACTTCTGTCCAAAACTTGTCCGCTACTCATGCGTTTACTATGGTCTGGAGGCTCGTCCGTGCATTATGCTGCTCATCCTTGACCTCTTATGACATGAACTATTTTTTGACTTCCCATTCTTTATGATCTACTCCCCTTAGGGACTGG
It encodes:
- the LOC142625062 gene encoding uncharacterized protein LOC142625062 — encoded protein: MKFLIGLNESFSQVRTQVLLMDPIPSLSKVYSLLIQEEAQRSVTNPAIVKVDSTALAAKLPNVNAHFGSNLASNGPSNNNKDKPVCTHCGKTGHIGDNCYRLHGFPPDFKFKNKPTAMAYQVTVTQPQELLTKTIRGKELPFTHGVSSSANAMSGINLSHSIFSAKVVIKKAFSLDTWVIDTGATDHIVCSVSLLSSITTTTNAIFQLPNGETASVTHIGTIVLSSSLTLNNIRCVPSFTFNLLSVSTITNTQPCCLVFLSTFCFIHDLVSWRTIGVGQQLDGLYILQSGSLQYTASTALAKFLVNHKLNSTFSSFSAVVASNRALSSLWHFRVVFPYETTNSCPSYVSDAPIVPLPCASTLPFDDASSLSHSPTFTPSSVSSNSDDTLLQVRHELDDDFLHDVPAKPAEPLVDPIPLRQSSRAHKKPSYLQDYHCNMVASSPTATEAMAVEIAVLEANNTWTLTSLPANKKPIGCKWVYKVKYKSDGFMERYKNAFLHGDLTEEVYMAIPPGFHSQGEQHNREALLFCDSHATLHIESNPVFHERTKHIEIDCHVVRDKVLEKVIKLSSLEGEYQNVKKNLEKQEDLTESISRKAASVKEEAIQQEK